The genomic segment GAAATTTGTCCAAAATGAAGGTACGGAGAAAGCTTAGAACTTCTTTCATTGTCTGGACCTTTTTGTTTATAAAATTTCAAGTCATTCTCAATAAAATATTTTAATCTTTTATAAGCTTCTTTTTCTCCTCCTATAAATCCTCCATCTAATTTCTCTTTGATTTTAGGAATATATCTATCTGAACAATCTAGCTTATCTATTTCATTACTGTTGTATTTTAATAATTTTTTCTCTTCTAAAAAATCAAACTTTATATCCTTTTTTATTTTATTATATTTATCCCTTAATGTTTTAGCACTATACTCCTCTTTTTGACTTACTAGTTCAATTGGAACTACAACATTATTTTCCACTTCTAAAATTGTCACTTTTAAAATTTTCAACAGCTTTTTTTTAATTTCTCTTTGAAACTTCAAATAGCTTTTTTCCCACACAACAACTTTAGCATTTTTAAAAATTTCAAATAAATTTTTAAAAATATCACCTTCTAAAAAAATAAATTTAATATTTCTACTTTCAAGTTCATCTTTCACATCTTTTAATCCTTGTAACATAAAGTCATAATGACGTTTTGAAGCTTCCGGATAATTATCTAAATAATTAAATAAAACATATAAAGGCAATTTATTTTCTCTTGCTAATTCTACTGATTTATTTAAAGAAAAATTATATTTTGTTCTTTGGCTTTCTTGCATCCAATATACTATATATCCTCCACTTTCAAATTCATTTTTCTGTAAATATTTTATTCTAATATCTTCAAATAACTCCATAAGCTCACTTCCAATCTCTATTATTTAAAATCTAATTCTAATTTTTTTAAAAATTCTAATGGAAATCTTGCAATTTTTTT from the Candidatus Cetobacterium colombiensis genome contains:
- a CDS encoding deoxyribodipyrimidine photo-lyase codes for the protein MELFEDIRIKYLQKNEFESGGYIVYWMQESQRTKYNFSLNKSVELARENKLPLYVLFNYLDNYPEASKRHYDFMLQGLKDVKDELESRNIKFIFLEGDIFKNLFEIFKNAKVVVWEKSYLKFQREIKKKLLKILKVTILEVENNVVVPIELVSQKEEYSAKTLRDKYNKIKKDIKFDFLEEKKLLKYNSNEIDKLDCSDRYIPKIKEKLDGGFIGGEKEAYKRLKYFIENDLKFYKQKGPDNERSSKLSPYLHFGQISPLEILYEVDKINEFLEEKESFLEEVIIRRELAINFVYYNSNYDNWKGITYNWAYETLEKHKEDLREYIYTENELENGKTHDKYWNACQKQMVKTGYMEGYMRMYWCKKILEWSESPQEAYEITLKLNNKYFYDGRDPNSYAGVAWCFGKHDRAWKERRIFGKVRYMNSDGLERKFKMEKYLEKYLK